A section of the Prochlorococcus sp. MIT 1341 genome encodes:
- the rpsD gene encoding 30S ribosomal protein S4, whose protein sequence is MSRYRGPRLRITRRLGDLPGLTRKAAKRSHPPGQHGQARRKRSEYAIRLEEKQKLRFNYGISERQLVRYVKKARAQDGSTGTNLLKLLENRLDNTCFRLGFGPTIPGSRQLVNHGHVTVNGKVLDISSYQCKVGDVIAIRERKGSKKLAEGNLEFPGLANVPPHLEFDKSKMSAKVTGRCEREWVALEINELLVVEYYSRKV, encoded by the coding sequence ATGTCTCGTTACCGCGGCCCTCGTTTGAGGATTACGCGGCGCTTGGGAGACCTACCAGGTCTCACCCGGAAGGCCGCAAAACGGTCACATCCGCCAGGTCAGCACGGCCAAGCCCGTCGCAAGCGCTCTGAATACGCTATTCGTCTCGAAGAAAAACAAAAACTAAGATTCAACTACGGAATTTCTGAAAGACAACTTGTCAGGTATGTCAAAAAAGCTCGGGCTCAAGATGGTTCAACAGGGACCAACCTATTAAAATTACTTGAGAATCGACTGGACAACACCTGTTTTAGGCTTGGATTTGGCCCAACGATCCCTGGATCCAGGCAGCTAGTAAACCATGGGCACGTTACGGTCAATGGGAAGGTTCTAGACATCTCCAGCTATCAATGCAAGGTAGGTGATGTGATTGCAATTCGAGAAAGAAAGGGAAGCAAAAAGCTAGCCGAAGGAAATCTCGAATTCCCTGGCCTCGCAAATGTCCCTCCTCATTTGGAGTTTGATAAATCAAAAATGTCAGCAAAAGTCACTGGGCGGTGTGAACGTGAATGGGTCGCGCTCGAAATCAATGAACTACTTGTAGTTGAGTACTACTCACGCAAGGTCTGA
- a CDS encoding metal ABC transporter permease, whose product MLDFYSTLETWWLIPFCVILLTGILCPAMGTVLITHKRLLQVNLISHCVLPGLVLAVALGISPSVGGVFSGLFGSLAAEALTNKKNENYEAIMNTILAGSLGFGVLLIPLVGIRIDLESVLFGDLLTANLGDLSRTIISFLVFISLMLFGYKKLVHIGLDPEGASDSGIKVSYLNLLLGLTTALVIVSSMSAIGVILVIALLSTPALLGLQQAPSLWVAMVRSAIFGSLISVLGFLFAIVFNLSPGPLVAVLCILLIGLLPRKRNN is encoded by the coding sequence GTGCTTGATTTTTACTCAACCCTAGAAACTTGGTGGTTAATTCCTTTTTGCGTAATTCTATTGACAGGAATATTGTGCCCGGCCATGGGTACTGTATTAATTACCCATAAGCGACTTCTGCAAGTTAATTTAATCTCTCATTGTGTCCTGCCAGGGTTGGTTTTAGCAGTAGCACTTGGCATTAGTCCTTCTGTAGGAGGTGTTTTCAGTGGATTGTTTGGATCTCTTGCAGCAGAAGCATTAACAAACAAAAAAAATGAAAATTATGAAGCAATAATGAATACAATTCTTGCTGGTTCTCTTGGATTTGGTGTTCTCCTTATACCTCTTGTTGGAATTAGGATCGATTTAGAATCTGTTCTATTTGGGGATTTATTAACTGCAAATTTAGGCGACTTATCAAGAACTATTATTTCTTTCTTAGTATTTATTTCTTTGATGCTTTTTGGTTACAAAAAGCTTGTACATATTGGATTAGACCCGGAAGGGGCTTCTGACAGTGGCATAAAAGTATCTTATTTAAATTTACTGCTTGGCCTTACGACTGCGCTTGTTATTGTTAGTTCAATGTCTGCAATTGGAGTCATTCTTGTAATTGCTTTGCTTTCCACTCCTGCCTTATTAGGTCTGCAACAAGCCCCATCTTTATGGGTTGCTATGGTTAGATCTGCAATCTTTGGGTCTTTAATCTCAGTTTTAGGTTTTTTGTTTGCGATTGTTTTCAATTTGTCCCCAGGTCCCCTTGTCGCTGTTTTATGCATTCTTTTAATAGGATTGTTACCTAGAAAAAGAAATAATTGA
- a CDS encoding ABC transporter ATP-binding protein: protein MASLIAENLTYSYSRQSQLVLDDVSVELKPGTLTALVGPNGAGKSTLLGLLQGRNKPDKGEITIDRHPLLDSRAQVSLMPQRGKLNWNFPITVEGLVALGRVNHSRSKCCELEAALQRVGISDLANRRLDSLSGGQQQRALLAKTLMTPAKILLLDEPCSALDPPAREDFLLIIRQLADAGLSLFISSHDWGTSLNAYDKVVALDKHILAFGTPEVVKEKLDSFSSMHGSYCRA, encoded by the coding sequence ATGGCCAGTTTGATTGCTGAAAATTTGACATATTCCTATTCAAGGCAAAGTCAACTTGTTTTGGATGATGTCTCAGTTGAGCTCAAACCTGGAACTTTGACTGCACTTGTTGGTCCAAATGGTGCTGGTAAGTCAACATTGCTAGGCCTACTTCAAGGCCGCAATAAGCCTGACAAAGGTGAAATCACCATTGATAGGCATCCGTTGCTTGATAGTCGAGCTCAAGTTTCTCTAATGCCTCAAAGAGGAAAGTTGAACTGGAATTTTCCAATCACTGTTGAAGGATTGGTTGCTTTAGGACGGGTGAATCATTCAAGATCAAAATGTTGTGAATTAGAAGCTGCACTACAAAGAGTTGGAATATCTGATTTGGCAAATAGGAGACTCGACTCCTTATCTGGCGGGCAACAACAAAGAGCATTACTTGCAAAAACTTTAATGACACCAGCAAAAATCTTGCTTCTTGATGAACCTTGTTCTGCTTTAGATCCACCTGCAAGAGAAGACTTTCTATTAATCATTCGCCAGTTGGCTGATGCTGGGTTATCACTTTTTATTAGTAGTCACGATTGGGGAACATCTCTAAACGCGTATGACAAGGTCGTTGCTTTGGATAAGCATATCTTGGCTTTTGGTACTCCTGAAGTTGTGAAAGAAAAACTTGATTCATTTAGCAGTATGCATGGTAGCTATTGCCGTGCTTGA
- a CDS encoding metal ABC transporter solute-binding protein, Zn/Mn family: MSDRLEQSSHRRLSINRSILKTSLLAGAVFLSGTAQGVQAKEKSIVAIEPLVCDLVKAIAPPSKQVKCLISRKVDVHDVKFSPRQAQALKNASQVFTLGQEMTPAMKKWRNNPITTVVGVSAIKIDDHDDHDDHSSAKHDDHDDHGKGHGEEAFEWAGVFELSPGTYTWSFAKVDGDYADPAMKMVILKSGDIEASEELAEELLESKNSEFKRNNDQLVAQEKAYILTFNERKESTTFNVEIKKAGKYVFFTEHMPFEFEANEHFFKDISGDDVEPIAQVPDEGGDHHHHDHGGADPHIWHDPHNIIKMGNIISRSIKKNISFFDRENRKITSERSKSVNSILEDLDQWTQRQVATIPSNQRTIVSKHKAMEYYGDAFGLKTISLLDFLGHSSSLRPQTITRVLGELKEQRVKVLFAEQKPPSKLLKNLSRQTSTPIAKQQIYVDGLMPNGNAISVAVHNTCTIVNSLGGSCNKRAGNQLENRWDLLTKR, from the coding sequence ATGTCGGATCGCTTAGAGCAATCAAGCCACAGAAGGCTTTCAATCAATAGATCAATTTTAAAAACTTCTCTTTTAGCAGGAGCGGTTTTTTTATCTGGAACGGCTCAAGGAGTACAAGCGAAGGAGAAATCAATAGTTGCAATAGAGCCGCTGGTATGTGACTTGGTCAAAGCAATTGCTCCACCTTCAAAGCAAGTTAAGTGTTTGATTAGCAGAAAAGTAGACGTCCATGATGTCAAATTTTCTCCTAGACAGGCTCAAGCCTTAAAGAATGCAAGTCAAGTTTTTACTCTTGGTCAAGAAATGACTCCTGCAATGAAAAAATGGCGAAATAATCCCATAACGACTGTTGTCGGTGTAAGTGCAATAAAGATTGATGACCATGACGATCATGATGATCACTCATCTGCGAAGCATGACGATCATGATGACCACGGCAAAGGTCATGGAGAAGAAGCTTTTGAATGGGCTGGTGTCTTTGAACTTTCACCAGGAACCTACACATGGTCTTTTGCAAAAGTCGATGGAGACTATGCCGATCCTGCTATGAAAATGGTCATTCTCAAGTCTGGTGACATTGAAGCATCAGAAGAACTTGCTGAAGAATTATTAGAATCTAAAAATTCAGAATTTAAACGTAATAATGATCAACTTGTTGCACAGGAAAAAGCATATATTCTCACATTTAATGAGAGGAAAGAAAGCACAACATTCAATGTAGAAATTAAAAAAGCTGGTAAATATGTATTCTTTACTGAGCATATGCCCTTTGAGTTTGAAGCCAATGAACATTTCTTTAAAGATATTTCAGGTGATGATGTTGAACCGATAGCCCAAGTCCCAGACGAAGGCGGTGATCATCATCACCATGACCATGGAGGAGCAGATCCTCATATCTGGCATGATCCTCATAACATTATCAAGATGGGAAATATTATTTCTAGAAGCATCAAGAAGAACATTTCATTTTTTGATAGAGAAAATAGAAAAATTACAAGTGAAAGATCTAAATCTGTTAATTCTATTTTAGAAGATTTAGATCAATGGACTCAAAGACAAGTAGCTACAATACCTTCTAATCAAAGGACGATAGTTTCTAAGCACAAAGCTATGGAATACTACGGAGATGCTTTTGGTTTGAAAACTATTAGCTTATTGGATTTTCTTGGTCATTCATCGAGCCTTAGGCCTCAGACCATTACCAGAGTATTAGGGGAGCTAAAAGAACAACGTGTGAAAGTCTTATTTGCGGAGCAAAAACCTCCTTCAAAATTATTAAAAAACTTGAGTCGACAGACTTCCACCCCTATAGCAAAACAGCAAATTTATGTTGATGGTTTAATGCCTAATGGGAATGCTATTTCTGTCGCTGTTCATAACACTTGTACAATCGTCAATTCTTTGGGTGGTTCATGCAATAAGAGGGCAGGAAACCAACTTGAAAATAGATGGGATTTGTTAACCAAGCGTTGA
- a CDS encoding GTP-binding protein — MTNKQKVPVTILTGFLGSGKTTLLNKILSEEHGKRIAVIENEYGEVGIDQGLVINADEEVFEMSNGCICCTVRGDLIRVLGNLMKRRDKFDYVLVETTGLADPGPVAQTFFMDDEIRSEFSLDGIVTLVDAAHIDQQLGRSDESSEQVAFADVLVLNKTDLVSDESLDTLEARLRDMNRMARVVRSKQADVSVETVLNLGAFDLDQVLERRPSFLEPEYPFEWTGVFQLEPGRYEVSLEEGPDPMMSLVVVADQGTDEESLNEGAESCVRLYAEPAELLHPGDKIPLNKHVNLQLQSEGSKSFSLEVEKSGHLGLFTQHTAEEFDIKVRRMDTSGSELGSNQQNDLLIPPIAERTWVAQHEHDDEVGSIAIERNGNVDPEKLNAWLSRLLAEKGVDIFRMKGFISFADEPRRIVFQGVHMLFTSQPDREWGSEPRRNQLVFIGRNLDEEALQSGFDKCLT; from the coding sequence ATGACTAACAAACAAAAAGTACCCGTAACTATCCTTACAGGATTCCTTGGTTCTGGGAAGACGACTCTTCTTAACAAAATTCTGAGCGAAGAACACGGTAAACGAATCGCTGTCATTGAAAATGAATATGGGGAAGTTGGAATTGATCAGGGACTGGTTATCAATGCTGATGAAGAGGTTTTTGAGATGTCCAACGGATGCATCTGCTGCACCGTTCGAGGTGATCTAATTCGCGTACTTGGCAACCTTATGAAGAGACGCGATAAGTTCGACTATGTATTGGTTGAGACCACGGGGCTTGCCGACCCCGGTCCTGTTGCTCAAACATTCTTCATGGACGATGAAATTCGTTCAGAATTTTCACTCGATGGGATCGTTACGCTTGTTGATGCAGCTCATATTGATCAGCAACTGGGACGCAGTGATGAGAGTTCCGAGCAGGTTGCATTTGCCGACGTACTGGTTCTGAACAAAACTGATCTCGTTTCTGATGAGTCACTCGATACTCTTGAAGCACGATTACGTGATATGAACCGTATGGCGCGTGTCGTACGTAGTAAGCAAGCGGATGTCTCTGTTGAAACTGTTCTAAACCTCGGTGCTTTTGACCTTGACCAAGTTTTGGAGCGCCGCCCAAGCTTCTTAGAACCAGAGTATCCATTTGAGTGGACGGGTGTTTTTCAACTTGAGCCTGGTCGTTACGAAGTTAGTCTCGAAGAGGGGCCTGACCCGATGATGTCTCTGGTCGTTGTAGCTGACCAAGGCACAGACGAAGAATCTCTCAATGAAGGTGCAGAATCATGTGTGCGACTTTACGCTGAACCTGCTGAACTCCTACATCCAGGTGACAAAATCCCACTGAACAAGCATGTGAACCTTCAGCTGCAGTCAGAGGGGAGTAAATCGTTCTCGCTTGAAGTTGAGAAATCTGGGCATCTTGGTTTATTCACTCAGCACACGGCCGAGGAATTCGATATCAAAGTGAGGAGAATGGATACTTCAGGTTCTGAGTTAGGAAGTAATCAACAGAATGACCTTTTAATTCCTCCTATAGCAGAGCGAACTTGGGTAGCTCAACACGAACACGATGATGAAGTGGGTTCAATTGCTATTGAGCGGAATGGCAATGTCGATCCTGAAAAGCTCAACGCTTGGCTGAGCCGACTTCTCGCAGAGAAAGGTGTGGACATCTTTCGCATGAAGGGTTTCATCAGCTTTGCCGACGAGCCGCGGCGAATAGTTTTTCAAGGTGTACATATGCTCTTTACCTCACAGCCTGATAGGGAGTGGGGTAGTGAACCTCGCCGAAATCAACTCGTGTTCATCGGTCGGAACCTTGATGAAGAAGCCTTGCAAAGTGGGTTCGACAAATGCCTGACATAA
- a CDS encoding FkbM family methyltransferase, which yields MSFLSESVLGYIQNNSTRNAPVPLACISNTYLSIVIMSSGVYEVKELGLVESMLKQFDDLDLMIDIGANIGNHSIFLSKYFNTIIAFEPQPILVSLLEHNLKFCQEKDYQIFPIALGAKQSEAFISFNRFNPGGASLSEDSGTTKVQVEKLDDVLDSADLPAESKVSLIKIDVEGMEADVIRGATKTIEKYRPIVLFETDRRPTSTVNDDYLYEYLESNDYSFYVETTTEQQTMPVLKRFFLRAIRVFSKYYELKELKGLDSFYYSMVVAIPEERNF from the coding sequence ATGTCCTTTCTTTCTGAATCAGTGCTTGGTTATATACAAAATAATTCTACTAGAAATGCACCTGTTCCATTGGCATGTATATCAAACACATATCTGTCCATAGTAATAATGAGTTCAGGTGTCTATGAGGTCAAAGAACTTGGTTTAGTCGAAAGTATGCTCAAACAATTCGATGATTTAGATCTAATGATAGATATAGGAGCAAATATTGGTAATCATAGTATTTTCTTAAGCAAGTATTTTAATACTATAATTGCCTTTGAGCCTCAGCCAATCTTGGTCTCATTGCTAGAGCACAACCTAAAATTTTGTCAAGAAAAAGATTATCAGATTTTTCCTATTGCCCTAGGAGCAAAGCAATCTGAGGCTTTTATCTCTTTTAATAGGTTTAACCCAGGTGGAGCTAGTTTATCTGAAGATTCAGGAACGACAAAAGTCCAGGTCGAGAAGTTAGATGATGTTCTTGATTCAGCTGATTTGCCTGCTGAATCAAAGGTATCTCTGATAAAAATTGATGTTGAGGGTATGGAGGCTGATGTGATTCGGGGAGCAACTAAAACAATCGAGAAATATCGACCTATTGTTCTCTTTGAAACTGACAGGAGGCCAACTTCTACAGTTAATGATGATTATTTATATGAGTACCTTGAATCAAACGATTACTCCTTTTATGTCGAGACGACAACTGAGCAACAAACAATGCCTGTACTTAAAAGATTTTTTTTAAGGGCTATTCGTGTTTTTAGTAAATATTATGAATTAAAGGAATTAAAGGGTCTGGATTCTTTTTATTATTCGATGGTTGTAGCAATCCCTGAAGAACGTAATTTCTGA
- the fldA gene encoding flavodoxin FldA has product MTIGIYFATTTGKTEDIAERLHGLLSNCNSPKDLADLSDLNEFNNLDAIICGIPTWNTGADYERSGTAWDAMLEEIGGLNLHGKRVAIFGLGDSSTYTENFCDAMEELHSFFKKAGATMVGYVRTSDYTFDDSKSAIGELFCGLPLDEDGESDLTDDRLIRWAEALKKEIPGLT; this is encoded by the coding sequence ATGACTATAGGAATTTACTTTGCTACAACGACTGGTAAAACTGAGGATATAGCAGAAAGGCTTCATGGACTCCTGAGTAATTGTAACTCTCCAAAGGATCTGGCGGATCTTTCAGATCTTAATGAATTTAACAATTTAGATGCCATCATTTGTGGAATACCAACTTGGAATACAGGAGCCGACTATGAAAGGTCTGGAACTGCTTGGGATGCAATGCTTGAAGAGATTGGTGGGTTAAATCTGCATGGAAAGAGGGTAGCAATATTTGGATTAGGAGATTCATCTACTTATACAGAGAACTTTTGTGATGCTATGGAAGAATTGCATTCTTTTTTTAAGAAGGCTGGAGCGACTATGGTTGGCTATGTGAGAACAAGTGATTATACTTTTGATGATTCCAAAAGTGCTATAGGTGAACTTTTCTGTGGTCTTCCATTAGATGAAGATGGAGAGTCAGATCTAACCGATGATCGCTTAATTAGGTGGGCAGAGGCCTTGAAAAAAGAGATACCAGGACTGACTTGA
- a CDS encoding chlorophyll a/b binding light-harvesting protein: MQTYGNPNITYDWYAGNSGVTNRSGKFIAAHAAHAGLMMFWAGAFTLFELARYDAAIPMGNQGLICLPHLATLGIGGIENGVITDFYECTVIGVLHLIFSGVLGAGGLLHSLKFEGNLSEANGRPKKFDFKWDDPDKLTFILGHHLIFLGLGATQFVEFAKYHGIWDSAKGVVRTIEPNLSFAAVWNHQADFLSISSLEDVMGGHAIIALITIAGGAFHIATKQFGEYTSFKGKGLLSAESVLSYSLAGAGYMALIAAFWCSTNTTVYPTEFYGEVLKLNFEFFPYFTDTAQGLTGEAHTARAWLANAHFFLGFFFIQGHLWHALRGMGFDFKRISKALDNFDTAKITAGD; this comes from the coding sequence GTGCAGACCTACGGAAATCCAAACATTACCTACGACTGGTACGCCGGAAACTCAGGAGTCACTAACCGCTCAGGGAAATTCATCGCCGCCCATGCGGCCCATGCTGGCTTAATGATGTTCTGGGCTGGTGCATTTACTCTATTTGAATTAGCTCGCTATGACGCAGCTATACCAATGGGTAATCAGGGCCTAATTTGTTTACCCCATCTTGCAACCCTTGGTATTGGCGGAATAGAAAATGGTGTGATCACTGACTTTTATGAATGCACAGTAATCGGTGTATTGCATCTTATTTTCTCAGGCGTCTTGGGTGCTGGAGGACTGCTCCACTCCTTGAAGTTTGAAGGGAACCTTTCAGAGGCAAATGGTCGTCCTAAAAAGTTTGACTTTAAATGGGATGATCCCGACAAGTTAACCTTTATACTTGGCCATCATTTAATTTTCTTAGGCCTTGGCGCTACTCAATTTGTTGAGTTTGCAAAATATCATGGGATTTGGGATAGCGCTAAAGGTGTTGTCAGAACAATTGAGCCAAATCTAAGTTTTGCAGCTGTTTGGAATCATCAAGCTGATTTTTTATCAATAAGCAGCTTGGAAGATGTAATGGGTGGGCATGCAATTATTGCCTTGATCACAATCGCTGGAGGAGCCTTCCATATTGCTACCAAGCAATTTGGTGAATACACCTCTTTCAAAGGAAAAGGTCTCCTCTCGGCAGAATCAGTACTGTCCTACTCCCTAGCAGGAGCAGGCTATATGGCACTAATTGCGGCATTTTGGTGCTCAACCAATACAACTGTTTACCCAACAGAGTTCTATGGAGAAGTTCTAAAGTTGAATTTTGAATTCTTTCCATATTTCACCGATACTGCTCAGGGCCTCACTGGGGAGGCTCATACTGCTCGTGCATGGCTAGCAAATGCGCATTTCTTTCTTGGGTTCTTCTTTATACAAGGCCATCTATGGCATGCTTTACGAGGCATGGGTTTTGATTTTAAAAGAATAAGCAAAGCTCTTGATAATTTTGACACTGCAAAGATTACAGCAGGAGATTAA
- a CDS encoding phenylpyruvate tautomerase MIF-related protein — protein sequence MPLINLRTSVSNLEQPEEILQALSQELSLLTGKPERYVMTSLETGVPMTFAGTNDPCCYVEIKSIGAIDPSRMSSSFCRLIESKTNIPSDRIYIGFEDVPPNLWGWNGRSFG from the coding sequence ATGCCTTTAATTAACCTTCGAACATCAGTTAGTAATCTAGAACAGCCCGAAGAAATACTCCAAGCCTTGTCTCAAGAATTATCGCTCCTAACAGGCAAGCCTGAAAGATATGTGATGACTTCTCTAGAGACAGGTGTCCCAATGACATTCGCCGGCACAAATGATCCCTGCTGCTATGTTGAAATTAAATCAATTGGAGCCATTGATCCAAGCAGAATGTCATCTTCATTTTGCAGATTAATTGAATCAAAAACAAATATTCCAAGCGATAGGATATACATAGGGTTTGAAGATGTGCCCCCAAATCTTTGGGGATGGAATGGCAGATCATTCGGATGA
- a CDS encoding glycosyltransferase family 2 protein gives MSQADSVEISFVIPCLNEARTLKSVLLTCHNAGKYSLSYEIIVADNGSDDGSIEIAQENNAKVIHVKTKGYGAAVKAGVTNSKGKYVVVGDADSTYDFNDSIRMIESLRTNKYNLVMGNRFGRIEKNAMPFLHRYLGNPVLTAIGNVLFEANVNDFYCGLRAFKREDILKLNLKSDGMEYCFEMIIRSCLAGYSIFEVPAKLRRDHPDRSPHLRTWRDGWRTVKFMFSFSPKYSYFPLSLVFCFSSLILLVVNLLESDPFSGSNTLSLSVVLYACGLWTSSEYISSRLLLATKIQHRHSFFSELLFKFVRSRSFLDKAFQLISVLLLLSVSIVGILFYNSDSKFVYLTQRVPQLSFYVSMILATTALYLYLVATKISTFSWINE, from the coding sequence ATGTCTCAAGCTGATTCAGTTGAGATCTCATTTGTAATTCCATGCTTGAATGAGGCAAGAACTCTTAAGAGTGTTTTGCTAACCTGTCATAATGCAGGTAAATATTCATTATCATATGAAATCATTGTTGCAGACAATGGCAGTGATGATGGATCCATAGAAATCGCTCAAGAAAATAACGCAAAAGTCATTCATGTTAAGACAAAAGGTTATGGTGCGGCTGTAAAGGCTGGGGTCACTAATTCGAAAGGTAAATATGTAGTAGTGGGTGATGCTGATTCAACATATGACTTTAATGACTCAATTAGAATGATAGAAAGTTTACGTACGAATAAATATAATTTGGTAATGGGTAATAGATTTGGGCGAATAGAGAAAAATGCCATGCCATTTCTTCATAGATATTTAGGAAACCCAGTCCTTACTGCAATTGGAAACGTTCTTTTTGAAGCAAATGTCAATGACTTTTATTGTGGACTAAGAGCATTTAAAAGAGAAGACATCTTAAAGTTGAATTTGAAATCTGACGGAATGGAGTATTGCTTCGAAATGATCATAAGGTCTTGCCTAGCAGGGTACTCTATTTTCGAGGTGCCAGCGAAGTTACGAAGAGATCACCCTGATAGAAGTCCGCATCTGCGAACTTGGAGAGATGGTTGGAGAACAGTTAAATTTATGTTTTCATTTAGTCCAAAATATTCCTACTTCCCTTTGTCATTAGTTTTTTGTTTCTCTTCATTAATATTACTTGTAGTAAACCTTCTAGAAAGTGATCCATTTTCTGGAAGTAATACTTTATCTCTAAGTGTAGTCTTATATGCATGCGGACTTTGGACATCATCAGAATACATAAGCTCCAGACTTTTATTGGCGACAAAAATTCAGCATCGTCATTCATTCTTTTCAGAATTACTATTCAAATTTGTTCGATCACGTTCTTTCTTGGATAAAGCTTTTCAATTAATTTCTGTGTTATTACTACTCTCAGTTAGCATCGTTGGAATTCTCTTTTATAATTCAGATAGTAAGTTCGTATACTTAACTCAAAGAGTACCTCAATTAAGCTTTTATGTATCTATGATATTAGCAACTACGGCATTATACCTTTACCTTGTGGCAACTAAGATATCTACATTTTCGTGGATTAATGAATGA
- a CDS encoding FAD-dependent oxidoreductase, whose translation MTYKVCIIGGGFYGCSIALYLRKFLGLKDVSIYEKESDLLLRASYVNQARVHNGYHYPRSFTTAYRSHINFQRFTNDWPSGIKSDFSKYYAIARRNSKVNSKQYERFYQKIGAPIEQAKDNILGLFNRKLIQNIYKVQEYAFDVNEIRKSIYKQINDLNVKLYLNHRILKVFNSESEGIRLHAITSKGQSVVNHTNIVINCTYSGINKVMENNCNSNTELKHEIVEMALLDVPLEISDLGITIMDGPFFSVMPFPAHNCHSIYHVRYSPHLHWDERSEICPYKVLSSYSKETRIDRILRDASRYIPCLSKCNYVSSIFDVRTVLKQNEMDDGRPILVREEAQIPGMYSIIGGKLDNIYDALEKISSILKLKHNIC comes from the coding sequence ATGACTTATAAAGTATGCATAATTGGTGGGGGATTCTATGGTTGTTCTATAGCATTGTACTTAAGAAAATTCTTAGGTCTAAAAGACGTATCTATTTATGAAAAGGAATCCGACCTTTTATTAAGAGCCTCATATGTAAATCAGGCGCGAGTTCACAATGGATATCATTACCCAAGAAGCTTTACAACCGCATATAGATCACATATCAACTTTCAAAGGTTTACCAATGACTGGCCTTCTGGCATCAAAAGTGATTTCTCTAAATATTACGCGATAGCAAGAAGAAACTCTAAAGTAAATTCTAAACAATATGAACGTTTTTACCAAAAGATAGGTGCCCCAATTGAACAAGCTAAAGACAATATCCTTGGATTATTTAATAGGAAGTTGATCCAAAATATCTATAAAGTACAAGAATATGCTTTTGACGTAAATGAGATCCGTAAATCTATCTATAAGCAAATTAATGATCTTAATGTCAAATTATATTTGAACCATAGAATTCTAAAAGTATTTAATAGTGAATCAGAAGGTATAAGGCTACATGCTATAACCTCTAAAGGTCAGAGTGTAGTAAACCATACAAACATTGTTATCAATTGTACTTATAGTGGGATTAATAAAGTAATGGAAAACAATTGTAATTCTAATACAGAGTTAAAGCATGAGATCGTAGAGATGGCACTTCTTGATGTTCCTTTAGAGATTTCTGATCTTGGCATAACAATTATGGATGGGCCGTTCTTTTCAGTTATGCCTTTTCCAGCTCATAATTGCCATAGTATTTATCATGTAAGATATTCACCACATCTTCATTGGGACGAAAGATCAGAAATTTGCCCATATAAAGTACTTTCTTCATATTCAAAAGAAACCAGAATAGATAGAATCTTACGAGATGCCTCTAGATATATTCCTTGCCTAAGTAAATGTAACTATGTAAGTTCAATTTTTGATGTACGAACTGTTTTAAAGCAAAATGAGATGGACGATGGAAGGCCTATACTCGTCAGAGAAGAAGCTCAAATTCCTGGTATGTATTCAATAATAGGAGGCAAGCTAGATAATATATATGATGCACTTGAGAAAATAAGCAGTATCCTAAAACTCAAGCATAATATATGTTGA